TAGTCAAAAGGCAAGACAAATTCTTGGTTGGAAACCTCAATATGATAACTTGGAGTTCATCATAAAAACCGCCTTAGACTGGGAAAAATCCTATATTTATTCCAATGGAACTTGAAATCCTGGAAAAGCTNNNNNNNNNNNNNNNNNNNNNNNNNNNNNNNNNNNNNNNNNNNNNNNNNNNNNNNNNNNNNNNNNNNNNNNNNNNNNNNNNNNNNNNNNNNNNNNNNNNNTATATACGGTGTGCAAGTAAAGGACGGAATAGCCTATGTGGATATGACCCTAACAGTCCCCTCCTGTCCTGCAAAGGGCTTTTTTGCTGAGCATATAAGGGAACACCTGCTTAGAAATTTTCCCCAGTTGAAAGACGTTGTAATAAACTTTGTATTTGAACTTGCTTGGAGCAGTGATAAAATATCTGAAGAAGGAAGGCAAAAACTTAGGAGTATGGGATGGAATATCTAAAAGATAAGTTTAGAGCTCTTGCGGAAGCCATTGAGAGGGAGTCTGTGCTCGTGCACCGTGCTGCACTGGTAGACGGCTATAGGGACATATACAAACTGAGCAAGTTAGGAATAGACAATGTGATAAAGAAGGCAACCAATTATGGAGGGAAAAAGGGAGCAAAGATATTAAAGGAGAGGTATGGCATATACACAGATAGATTGGATGAAGCCCTTGACATTCTAACGGTCATAGCAGAATCCTCAAGGCTTTTGGATGTTTTTGAGTATGACCTTGACAAAATGGAAATAAGGGTTGACGGTTCAATACTGGTAGAAGCAGTGGGAAGTAGCAAGAGCCCTGTTTGTGAACCCATGGCTGGTTTCTTTGAGGGTTTTCTTAGCGAGCTACTTGACAAGAAGATAAGCGTCAAGGAAGTGGTATGCAAGGCACAAGGTCATGAAAGGTGTATATTTAAGATAAACCTTAAGTGATATGGCGGTCATAAGGGTTAGGACAACCAA
Above is a window of Aquificaceae bacterium DNA encoding:
- a CDS encoding iron-sulfur cluster assembly protein, whose amino-acid sequence is IYGVQVKDGIAYVDMTLTVPSCPAKGFFAEHIREHLLRNFPQLKDVVINFVFELAWSSDKISEEGRQKLRSMGWNI
- a CDS encoding V4R domain-containing protein; translation: MEYLKDKFRALAEAIERESVLVHRAALVDGYRDIYKLSKLGIDNVIKKATNYGGKKGAKILKERYGIYTDRLDEALDILTVIAESSRLLDVFEYDLDKMEIRVDGSILVEAVGSSKSPVCEPMAGFFEGFLSELLDKKISVKEVVCKAQGHERCIFKINLK